One window from the genome of Mumia sp. ZJ1417 encodes:
- a CDS encoding YciI family protein — translation MAKYLLLKHYRGAPEAVNSVPMGQWTPEEITNHIQYMADFASRLEGTGEYVDGQALAPEGTFVRYDGEGRPPVTDGPFPETKDLIAGWMVIDVDSYDRALELAGELSAAPGAGGKPIHEWLELRPFLSEPPTVTE, via the coding sequence ATGGCGAAGTACCTGCTTCTCAAGCACTATCGCGGCGCCCCCGAGGCCGTGAACAGCGTCCCGATGGGCCAGTGGACACCGGAGGAGATCACGAACCACATCCAGTACATGGCCGACTTCGCCTCTCGGCTCGAGGGCACCGGGGAGTACGTCGACGGTCAGGCTCTCGCACCCGAGGGGACGTTCGTCCGGTACGACGGTGAGGGGCGGCCGCCGGTGACCGACGGTCCGTTCCCGGAGACGAAGGACCTGATCGCGGGCTGGATGGTGATCGACGTCGACTCGTACGACCGAGCGCTCGAGCTCGCGGGCGAGCTGTCGGCAGCGCCGGGAGCCGGTGGGAAGCCGATCCACGAGTGGCTCGAGCTCCGTCCCTTCCTGAGCGAGCCGCCGACGGTCACCGAGTGA
- a CDS encoding isochorismatase family protein, translated as MTTLSDRPNQALVVIDVQNGVVADAHDRDRVVADIAGLVDRARSAGVPVMWVQHSDDHLVEGSEDWAYVPELVPGESESVVHKHYQDAFEATDFEDVLARTAVGALIVAGAQTDACIRSTIHGAFARGYDVTLVGDAHTTSDIPGAPPAPGVIAHTNLYWGFQAAPGRTAAVVDAADVAFGS; from the coding sequence ATGACCACGTTGTCCGATCGCCCCAACCAGGCCCTGGTCGTGATCGACGTCCAGAACGGTGTCGTCGCCGACGCCCACGACCGCGACCGCGTGGTCGCCGACATCGCTGGGCTCGTCGACCGCGCCCGCTCAGCGGGCGTCCCCGTCATGTGGGTGCAGCACTCCGACGACCACCTCGTCGAGGGGAGCGAGGACTGGGCGTACGTTCCTGAGCTCGTGCCGGGGGAGAGCGAGTCGGTGGTGCACAAGCACTACCAGGACGCGTTCGAGGCCACGGACTTCGAGGACGTGCTTGCGCGGACGGCTGTCGGCGCACTCATCGTCGCCGGAGCGCAAACCGATGCGTGCATCCGGTCGACGATCCACGGTGCGTTCGCCCGCGGGTACGACGTCACGCTGGTCGGCGACGCGCACACGACGAGCGACATCCCCGGTGCGCCGCCGGCACCAGGGGTCATCGCCCACACCAACCTCTACTGGGGCTTCCAGGCGGCTCCCGGTCGTACGGCCGCCGTCGTGGACGCGGCCGACGTGGCGTTCGGTTCCTGA
- a CDS encoding PPOX class F420-dependent oxidoreductase, translated as MNDLREIFAGSWRGVLVTLKRDGRPQLSNVGHLYDPEADAVLISTTADRAKVRNLQRDPRASYYATTDELASYAVGEGDAEVGPAAAHPEDAAVEALVAHYRAVRGEHPDWDEFRAAMVAERRVLVTVRFSRVYGWAGPVAASRTPSE; from the coding sequence GTGAATGACCTGAGGGAGATCTTTGCCGGGTCCTGGCGCGGTGTGCTGGTGACGCTCAAGCGCGACGGGCGGCCGCAGCTGTCGAACGTCGGGCACCTGTACGACCCGGAGGCCGATGCCGTCCTCATCTCGACAACTGCCGACCGCGCGAAGGTCCGCAACCTCCAGCGTGACCCGCGGGCGAGCTACTACGCGACGACCGATGAGCTTGCGTCGTACGCGGTCGGAGAGGGCGACGCGGAGGTCGGTCCGGCGGCGGCCCACCCGGAGGATGCGGCGGTGGAGGCCCTCGTCGCGCACTACCGGGCCGTACGAGGCGAGCACCCCGACTGGGACGAGTTCCGGGCGGCGATGGTCGCGGAGCGTCGTGTCCTCGTGACCGTGCGGTTTTCGCGCGTCTATGGGTGGGCCGGACCGGTGGCGGCGTCGCGCACGCCCAGCGAGTAG
- a CDS encoding threonine dehydratase, giving the protein MSTSTDTVPTATGLPDHADLLDATRAVRAAFAPTPQQVWPLLSEELGATVWAKHENHTPLGAFKARSALVYFDRLARSGALPTGVVSATRGNHGQALAYAAGRRSIPATVVVPRGNSREKNAAMQALGAELIEHGADFQDSLEHARALATKRGIALAPNFHPWLVAGAGTYALEYLSAVPDLDVVYVPIGLGSGACGMLAAKAALGHRAEVVGVVSAGARAYADSLEAGALVSTPVTTRLADGMACRTPVAEALALIRDGISRVVVVSDDEVSDAMRLLYRTTHNVAEGAGAAATAAATQERDRNAGHIVGVVVTGGNVDTDVYAAQLARQP; this is encoded by the coding sequence ATGAGTACGTCCACTGACACCGTGCCCACCGCCACCGGCCTGCCTGACCACGCCGACCTGCTCGACGCCACCCGCGCGGTGCGTGCAGCGTTCGCGCCGACGCCGCAGCAGGTATGGCCGTTGCTCAGCGAGGAGCTGGGCGCGACGGTCTGGGCCAAGCACGAGAACCACACGCCGCTCGGGGCGTTCAAGGCGCGCAGTGCGCTCGTCTACTTCGACCGGCTCGCACGCAGCGGGGCGCTGCCCACGGGCGTCGTCTCGGCGACGCGAGGCAACCACGGGCAGGCGCTCGCGTACGCGGCGGGGCGCCGCAGTATTCCCGCCACCGTCGTCGTGCCGAGGGGCAACAGCCGCGAGAAGAACGCAGCGATGCAGGCGCTCGGCGCCGAGCTGATCGAGCACGGAGCCGACTTCCAGGACTCGCTCGAGCACGCACGCGCCCTCGCCACGAAGCGGGGGATCGCGCTCGCGCCCAACTTCCACCCGTGGCTGGTCGCCGGAGCGGGCACCTACGCGCTGGAGTATCTGTCGGCGGTGCCCGACCTCGACGTCGTCTATGTCCCGATCGGGCTCGGCTCCGGGGCGTGCGGGATGCTCGCGGCGAAGGCCGCGCTCGGGCACCGCGCCGAGGTGGTAGGGGTCGTGTCCGCGGGTGCGCGGGCGTACGCGGACTCGCTGGAGGCGGGCGCGCTGGTGTCCACGCCGGTGACGACACGGCTGGCCGACGGGATGGCGTGCCGTACGCCGGTGGCGGAGGCACTCGCGCTGATCCGCGACGGGATCTCGCGGGTGGTCGTGGTGAGCGACGACGAGGTCTCCGACGCGATGAGGCTGCTGTACCGGACGACCCACAACGTCGCCGAGGGTGCGGGAGCCGCGGCCACCGCTGCCGCCACGCAGGAGCGCGACCGCAACGCCGGCCATATCGTCGGTGTCGTCGTCACCGGGGGCAACGTCGACACCGACGTGTACGCGGCACAGCTGGCGCGACAGCCCTGA
- a CDS encoding dihydrofolate reductase family protein, which produces MRTVYAFLLTSVDGYHADAAGGTDWFDIDEEFEEYSRAQGDHIDTIVMGRVTFEMMAAYWPTPQAYDADQVVAGFMNDLPKVVASRTMTTHSWGPTTFVADDIAGHVRALKEKPGKDIAIFGSSSLVADLLPTGVVDELRIIVDPVALGSGVPVLSGLPGPIPLRRTDVRVFDNGHVVLTYAPVLS; this is translated from the coding sequence ATGCGCACCGTGTACGCGTTCCTGCTGACGTCCGTCGACGGCTATCACGCTGACGCAGCCGGAGGGACGGACTGGTTCGACATCGACGAGGAGTTCGAGGAGTACTCACGCGCTCAGGGTGACCACATCGACACGATCGTGATGGGACGCGTCACCTTCGAGATGATGGCGGCCTACTGGCCGACCCCGCAGGCGTACGACGCGGACCAGGTCGTCGCCGGCTTCATGAACGACCTCCCCAAGGTCGTGGCCTCACGGACGATGACGACGCACTCCTGGGGTCCGACGACGTTCGTCGCCGACGACATCGCGGGGCACGTCCGTGCGCTCAAGGAGAAGCCGGGCAAGGACATCGCGATCTTCGGCAGCTCCTCTCTCGTCGCGGACCTGCTCCCGACGGGGGTCGTCGACGAGCTGCGGATCATCGTCGACCCGGTCGCGCTCGGCAGTGGTGTCCCCGTGCTCTCCGGCCTCCCGGGGCCGATCCCGCTGCGCCGTACGGACGTGCGCGTGTTCGACAACGGCCATGTCGTGCTGACGTACGCACCCGTGCTGAGCTGA
- a CDS encoding RNA polymerase sigma factor, which translates to MDELLVRELTPAVIGVLVRRGVDFATAEDSVQEALVQASQSWPDRPPADPKAWLVTVAWRKFVDAHRSEASRRERERRVDDEPTPGPAASSDDTLQVYFLCAHPSLTPASAVALTLRAVGGLTTRQIAEAYLVPEATMAQRISRAKRTVSGVRFESPGDLATVLRVLYLVFNQGYTGDVDLAAEAIRLTRQLASMTEDEETAGLLALMLLHHARRPARIRPDGSLVPLAEQDRTLWDTRLIAEGVDVVQAALRRDRLGEYQAQAAIAALHADAPRAKETDWVQIVSWYDELLRLTGSPVVALNRAVAVGEADGAQAGLATLAEVDPGLPRHTAASAYLHEKAGDLPAAARLYADAARVATNLAERDHLTRQAARLNQALRG; encoded by the coding sequence ATGGACGAGCTGCTCGTACGGGAGCTGACACCCGCGGTGATCGGCGTCCTCGTCCGCCGCGGAGTGGACTTCGCGACCGCCGAGGACTCCGTACAGGAAGCACTCGTCCAGGCCTCGCAGTCCTGGCCGGACCGGCCGCCGGCCGATCCGAAGGCGTGGCTCGTCACGGTCGCTTGGCGCAAGTTCGTCGACGCCCACCGGTCGGAGGCGTCGCGACGTGAGCGGGAGCGGCGGGTCGACGACGAGCCGACACCCGGACCTGCGGCGTCGAGCGACGACACGCTGCAGGTGTACTTCCTGTGCGCGCACCCGTCACTGACTCCCGCGTCGGCGGTGGCGCTGACGCTGCGCGCCGTCGGCGGCCTGACGACCCGGCAGATCGCTGAGGCGTACCTCGTACCCGAGGCGACCATGGCGCAGCGGATCAGCCGTGCCAAACGGACGGTCAGCGGCGTACGGTTCGAGTCGCCCGGGGATCTGGCGACAGTGTTGAGGGTGCTCTATCTGGTCTTCAACCAGGGCTACACGGGCGACGTCGACCTGGCGGCCGAGGCGATCCGGCTCACGCGGCAGCTCGCGTCGATGACCGAGGACGAGGAGACTGCCGGGCTGCTGGCGCTGATGCTGTTGCACCACGCGCGGCGACCGGCCAGGATCCGGCCTGACGGCAGCCTCGTACCGCTGGCTGAGCAGGACCGGACCCTGTGGGACACCCGACTGATCGCGGAGGGGGTCGACGTCGTGCAGGCGGCGTTGCGTCGTGACCGGCTGGGGGAGTACCAGGCCCAGGCTGCCATCGCCGCCCTGCATGCCGACGCGCCACGCGCCAAGGAGACCGACTGGGTGCAGATCGTCAGCTGGTACGACGAGCTGCTGCGGCTCACGGGAAGTCCCGTCGTGGCGCTCAACCGGGCCGTCGCCGTCGGAGAGGCTGATGGTGCCCAGGCGGGGCTCGCGACGTTGGCCGAGGTCGATCCTGGATTGCCGCGGCACACGGCGGCGTCGGCGTACCTTCACGAGAAGGCGGGGGACCTGCCGGCGGCGGCGAGGCTGTACGCCGACGCAGCGCGGGTCGCGACCAACCTCGCCGAGCGCGATCACCTCACGCGTCAGGCGGCACGGCTCAACCAGGCGCTGCGTGGGTGA
- a CDS encoding FAD-binding oxidoreductase → MLTSTTDVAVVGAGIVGLATAYELTRAGASVTVYEAGAPGGGQSAGDARIFRHAHVDARLAGFVTRSRAIWREWSDTFGTELVSPDGAVALGPAVESRMQVLRTLADVTVRPLDAAELRARLPLLAPYDGPAMLDETGGAIRTRAAVTRLSAALGDALVRDHVLTLRRTASGTVEVRTGTRRGTHAYVVVCAGLGTAPLAHGIGLSLPVQVSAHVRVTFAVREAPPRRLATLQDSSGAFGEEGVYAAPVPDNSRYGVGLAASVPVNDDGRSIDPAALDALATRAADYVRVALPGLDPTPVGHVHCWVTTLPWGDDGVAVWEDDGIAFVAGHNLYKQAPALGVELAALAMTGTLADELRPAARLGRD, encoded by the coding sequence ATGCTCACCTCCACCACCGATGTCGCCGTCGTCGGCGCAGGGATCGTCGGCCTCGCGACCGCGTACGAGCTGACCCGCGCGGGTGCCTCGGTGACCGTGTACGAGGCCGGAGCCCCTGGGGGCGGACAGTCCGCCGGTGACGCGCGGATCTTCCGGCATGCCCACGTGGACGCACGTCTAGCCGGCTTCGTCACCCGGTCGCGCGCGATCTGGCGGGAGTGGAGCGACACCTTCGGCACCGAGCTCGTCTCCCCGGACGGAGCGGTCGCGCTCGGCCCAGCCGTCGAGTCTCGGATGCAGGTGCTCCGCACGTTGGCCGACGTCACCGTACGTCCGCTCGACGCCGCCGAGCTCCGCGCCCGCCTTCCCCTGCTCGCCCCGTACGACGGACCCGCGATGCTCGACGAGACCGGTGGCGCCATCCGTACGCGCGCCGCCGTGACGCGCCTCAGCGCCGCCCTCGGTGACGCGCTTGTCCGTGACCACGTCCTGACTCTGCGACGGACGGCGAGCGGGACCGTCGAGGTCCGCACGGGCACCCGCCGCGGCACGCACGCGTACGTCGTGGTCTGCGCAGGCCTCGGCACTGCCCCGCTTGCGCACGGCATCGGCCTGTCGCTTCCGGTCCAGGTGTCGGCGCACGTGCGGGTCACGTTCGCCGTGCGCGAGGCCCCGCCACGCCGCCTCGCCACGCTCCAGGACTCCAGCGGCGCCTTCGGAGAGGAGGGCGTCTACGCGGCACCCGTCCCCGACAACAGCCGGTACGGCGTCGGCCTCGCCGCGTCGGTCCCTGTGAACGACGACGGCCGGTCGATCGATCCAGCAGCGCTGGACGCCCTCGCGACCCGAGCCGCCGACTACGTCCGCGTCGCGCTGCCGGGGCTCGACCCGACGCCGGTCGGGCACGTGCACTGCTGGGTCACGACACTCCCCTGGGGCGACGACGGAGTCGCGGTGTGGGAGGACGACGGGATCGCCTTCGTCGCTGGCCACAACCTCTACAAGCAGGCGCCCGCGCTCGGCGTCGAGCTCGCCGCCCTAGCGATGACGGGGACCCTGGCCGACGAGCTGCGCCCCGCGGCACGCCTCGGGCGCGACTGA
- a CDS encoding helix-turn-helix domain-containing protein: MSTPLGDFVRARRDATKPESLGLPSGDRRRTPGLRRMELAALAGISVEYLTRIEQGRDRNPSIQVVHALAEALQLDVTDREHLHHLTKATSGECVSVVPHQTSVRPAVQAILDQLEPGIAAVVNRIGDLLSHTSGFDRLARPLGVLDGAEPNLTRFVLTDKRARHAFPDWERIADERVAELWQGPATDRSRSFTAEMAAVAGDDFTGRLSGHTAVSRGTQQWLHPVAGELRLDCEVLELPAADSQQIMVLVPTDDPTAAALESLRLRAAGTLRAV, from the coding sequence ATGAGCACGCCCCTCGGCGACTTCGTCCGCGCACGTCGCGACGCCACGAAGCCGGAGTCGCTCGGCCTCCCGTCTGGCGACCGGCGCCGCACTCCCGGCCTGCGTCGCATGGAGCTGGCCGCGCTCGCCGGCATCAGCGTCGAGTACCTCACCCGCATCGAGCAGGGGCGCGACCGCAACCCCTCGATCCAGGTCGTGCACGCCCTCGCCGAGGCGCTCCAGCTCGACGTCACCGACCGAGAGCACCTGCACCACCTCACCAAGGCGACGTCCGGCGAGTGCGTCAGCGTGGTCCCGCACCAGACATCGGTGCGGCCGGCCGTCCAGGCGATCCTCGACCAGCTCGAGCCCGGCATCGCCGCGGTCGTCAACCGGATCGGTGACCTCCTCTCCCACACATCTGGCTTCGACCGGCTGGCGCGTCCCCTCGGCGTGCTCGACGGAGCGGAGCCAAATCTGACCCGCTTCGTCCTCACCGACAAGAGAGCACGCCACGCGTTCCCCGACTGGGAACGCATCGCCGACGAGCGCGTGGCGGAGCTGTGGCAGGGCCCCGCGACGGATCGTTCGAGGTCGTTCACCGCCGAGATGGCGGCGGTCGCTGGGGACGATTTCACCGGCCGCCTCAGCGGTCACACGGCGGTGTCCCGCGGCACCCAGCAGTGGCTCCACCCGGTCGCAGGCGAGCTGCGCCTGGACTGCGAGGTCCTCGAGCTGCCTGCTGCCGACAGTCAGCAGATCATGGTCCTCGTCCCCACGGACGACCCGACCGCGGCCGCGCTCGAGTCGCTGCGCCTACGCGCCGCCGGCACGCTGCGGGCCGTCTGA
- a CDS encoding NADPH-dependent FMN reductase: MSENSRLVILVGSVRVGRFGPVVASWVAEQARAHGGFEVDVVDLADADVPLALPAESPKLAGEAYPRPAGMLELTERLDAAEAFVIVTPEYNHSYPASLKAAIDWHFTQWTAKPVAFVSYGGAAGGRHAVLHLENVLTELHAVTIRDGLSFPNYFLNFDMDAGLPNDEQTAVYAKAMLDQLDWWATVLKDARRRVPYPV; encoded by the coding sequence ATGAGCGAGAACAGCAGACTTGTCATCCTGGTCGGCAGTGTCCGAGTGGGTCGCTTCGGTCCCGTCGTGGCCTCATGGGTCGCCGAGCAGGCACGCGCACACGGTGGTTTCGAGGTCGACGTGGTCGATCTTGCGGACGCCGATGTCCCACTGGCTCTGCCTGCGGAGTCGCCGAAGCTCGCGGGGGAGGCCTACCCGCGACCGGCGGGGATGCTCGAACTGACGGAGCGGTTAGACGCCGCCGAGGCATTCGTCATCGTGACCCCCGAGTACAACCACAGCTATCCCGCGTCACTCAAGGCGGCGATCGACTGGCACTTCACCCAGTGGACGGCCAAGCCCGTGGCGTTCGTGAGCTATGGGGGAGCAGCCGGCGGACGCCATGCCGTGCTCCACCTCGAGAACGTGCTGACCGAGCTGCACGCCGTGACGATCCGCGACGGGTTGTCCTTCCCGAACTACTTCCTGAACTTCGACATGGACGCCGGTCTGCCGAACGACGAGCAGACGGCGGTGTACGCGAAGGCGATGCTCGATCAGCTCGACTGGTGGGCGACGGTCTTGAAGGACGCCCGCCGGCGGGTGCCGTACCCGGTCTGA
- a CDS encoding SRPBCC domain-containing protein, with translation MEYASIEREIQIEAPPEVVFEVISQPEHVREWWYAESDVQPTPGMSGELVWAEGDDPRAQVSAMTVLVVEPPRLFTFRWTHPAGERAVDGNSLLVTFELVPTGSGTLLKLTETGFRERGWEAAVLEQQYNDHVAGWDLYVPRLGSYAEDLVSAR, from the coding sequence ATGGAGTACGCCAGCATCGAGCGCGAGATCCAGATCGAGGCGCCGCCCGAGGTGGTGTTCGAGGTGATCAGCCAGCCTGAGCATGTGCGGGAGTGGTGGTACGCCGAGTCCGACGTGCAGCCGACGCCTGGCATGTCGGGGGAGCTCGTGTGGGCCGAGGGGGACGATCCGCGGGCTCAGGTGAGCGCGATGACCGTCCTCGTCGTCGAGCCGCCTCGGCTTTTCACCTTCCGGTGGACGCACCCGGCGGGGGAGCGCGCGGTCGACGGCAACTCGTTGCTCGTGACCTTCGAGCTCGTCCCGACCGGATCAGGCACGCTGCTCAAGCTCACCGAGACGGGGTTCCGTGAACGGGGTTGGGAGGCGGCGGTCCTCGAGCAGCAGTACAACGACCACGTCGCCGGCTGGGACCTGTACGTCCCGAGGCTCGGCTCGTACGCCGAAGACCTGGTGTCAGCACGATGA
- a CDS encoding SRPBCC domain-containing protein codes for MTAPRDAVYEALTTAEGLAGWWTADTSGDGTTGGVLEFRFPPFGGFDMKVVDTRSAEHVLWEVIDGPEEWVGTQISWDLRTEGDFTIVMFAHRGWREPVEFMHHCSTKWATFLLSLKSMLETGEGEPAPNDVRISDWH; via the coding sequence ATGACGGCACCGCGCGACGCGGTGTACGAGGCACTGACGACAGCAGAAGGACTCGCCGGCTGGTGGACCGCTGACACGAGTGGCGACGGGACGACTGGAGGGGTCTTGGAGTTCCGGTTCCCACCGTTCGGCGGCTTCGACATGAAGGTTGTCGACACGCGTTCGGCCGAGCACGTCCTTTGGGAGGTGATCGACGGTCCCGAGGAGTGGGTCGGTACGCAGATCAGCTGGGACCTCCGTACAGAGGGTGACTTCACCATCGTGATGTTCGCCCACCGAGGTTGGCGCGAGCCGGTGGAGTTCATGCACCACTGCAGCACCAAGTGGGCGACGTTCCTGCTGAGTCTCAAGTCGATGCTGGAGACGGGGGAGGGCGAGCCCGCGCCGAACGACGTCCGGATCAGCGACTGGCACTGA
- a CDS encoding VOC family protein, whose product MTSQLFALTFDAHDPLRLAQFWEGLLGGEVTGSPSDGITLLPSEDPGFRLQFAPSEQRKVGQNQTHFDLTSASLEEQQQTVARALELGGRHLDIGQLPEEEHVVLADPEGNEFCVIEPGNHFLADCGFIGALSCDGSQEVGYFWSEALGWPLVWDQDQETAIRSPHGGPKVTWGGPPLMPKTGKNRLHFDLAPPADGDQQTEVDRLISLGATRLDIGQGDVDWVVMADPDGNAFCVLA is encoded by the coding sequence ATGACCAGCCAGCTCTTCGCCCTGACCTTCGACGCGCACGACCCGCTCCGCCTCGCGCAGTTCTGGGAAGGTCTTCTGGGTGGGGAGGTGACTGGCTCCCCCAGCGACGGCATCACGCTCCTCCCGAGCGAGGATCCCGGGTTCCGACTCCAGTTCGCACCGAGCGAGCAGAGGAAGGTCGGCCAGAACCAGACCCACTTCGACCTGACGAGCGCGTCCCTCGAGGAGCAGCAGCAGACGGTGGCGAGAGCCCTCGAGCTCGGTGGCCGCCACCTCGACATCGGTCAGCTTCCAGAGGAGGAGCACGTGGTGCTCGCCGATCCGGAGGGCAACGAGTTCTGCGTGATCGAGCCGGGCAACCACTTCCTCGCCGACTGCGGCTTCATCGGGGCGCTCTCGTGCGACGGCTCGCAGGAGGTCGGCTACTTCTGGAGCGAAGCGTTGGGGTGGCCGCTGGTGTGGGACCAGGACCAGGAGACCGCGATCCGTTCGCCGCACGGCGGCCCGAAGGTCACCTGGGGCGGTCCTCCCCTGATGCCGAAGACGGGCAAGAACCGGCTGCACTTCGATCTCGCTCCCCCGGCCGACGGCGATCAGCAGACGGAGGTCGACCGGCTCATCTCCCTCGGTGCGACGCGGCTCGACATCGGGCAGGGTGACGTCGACTGGGTCGTGATGGCTGATCCCGACGGCAACGCGTTCTGCGTGCTGGCGTGA
- a CDS encoding iron chaperone, which yields MGTVDDYVSELEEPRRSVVAGVYAAVAEAVPDAEQGKGYGMPALVYRGKPLVSVMSTKKHLSLFPFSSDVVAQFEDDLASYDTAKGTIRFQPDAPLPADLAVRIVEARRDQIDA from the coding sequence ATGGGAACGGTCGACGACTATGTGTCAGAGCTCGAGGAGCCGCGCCGCTCCGTGGTGGCCGGTGTGTACGCTGCGGTCGCTGAGGCGGTTCCCGACGCCGAGCAGGGCAAGGGCTATGGGATGCCGGCGCTCGTCTACCGGGGCAAACCCCTGGTCAGTGTGATGTCGACGAAGAAGCACCTGTCGCTCTTCCCGTTCAGCAGCGACGTTGTCGCGCAGTTCGAGGACGACCTGGCCTCGTACGACACGGCGAAGGGAACGATCAGGTTCCAGCCGGACGCCCCGCTGCCCGCCGACCTCGCCGTACGGATCGTCGAGGCGCGGCGGGACCAGATCGACGCCTGA
- a CDS encoding metalloregulator ArsR/SmtB family transcription factor, whose protein sequence is MTGAIDDDLWSAIGDPTRRQLLDLLLANGAGTATSLSEQLPVTRQAVSKHLGVLDRVGLVEGTPLGRERRYRVDEAQLERAVVQLNAVGSTWDARLRRIKQIAEAIEKTKRA, encoded by the coding sequence ATGACCGGTGCGATCGACGACGACCTGTGGTCGGCCATCGGTGACCCGACCCGGCGGCAGCTGCTCGACCTCCTGCTGGCCAACGGCGCCGGCACGGCGACCTCACTGAGTGAGCAGCTTCCGGTGACGCGGCAGGCGGTCTCGAAGCACCTGGGCGTGCTCGATCGCGTGGGGCTGGTCGAGGGGACGCCGTTGGGGCGCGAGCGGCGCTACCGGGTCGATGAGGCCCAGCTCGAGCGCGCTGTGGTGCAGCTCAACGCCGTCGGCAGCACATGGGACGCGCGGCTGCGACGGATCAAGCAGATCGCCGAGGCGATCGAGAAGACGAAGCGAGCGTGA
- a CDS encoding type II toxin-antitoxin system Phd/YefM family antitoxin: MSSLVEEAEATHEIVTITCHGRPAAVLMASEIWSHA; this comes from the coding sequence CTGTCGAGTCTGGTCGAAGAGGCCGAGGCGACCCACGAGATCGTGACGATCACCTGCCATGGGCGGCCGGCGGCGGTGCTGATGGCGTCCGAGATCTGGAGTCACGCTTGA